CCATACATTTCTATATCATAATGAGATAAATCTTAACGGATAAATTATTTCGAATTGGGCTGTTTAGGGTGTGGTGCAAGAAGAGGAATCAGCACAATTTCTTTAAGGGCCaaataatggtgacttatccataactaGATAAGACAGCTGAATGCACCAACccatatggaaatcaatgtaaacgattaatggtgccataccataacgctaaagccataaccataccatagccaaccaattgataTTTGGTTtcttgccatatccataacctaaaaatatttgaattgatgaatttaataactttttgtagattttattcattgttttggatactttttatgaaattttcacgatttttaggttaaggcaccattaatagaTCACATTGgaaatggttatggatatgggtatggttacgactatggcgttagggttaagaaagtttaattggccctttaaatcGAACACGTTACATTTCCAATCATACGTCAATTTGTCATGGGCCATTCTATAAGCAATTGGCacaataaaaaatgtgtttgtgaattacaaaaacaatacaacTATTATGAGCATATTTAAATGTAATTCAAGTGCAATAAACTAAAGTAAAATATAGATACATTTAGCATGTATAAAcgttattgaaaataaaagaagaaacaaCAGAAAAGTAAATTCGAAATTATGTAACTTAATCATAATAAAATAACATATTCATTTTATGTATgtgtgaaaaatgtaaaataaatacatttaatgTACATATAATGTAAATCACTTGtaaatctatgtacatatgtattagggtgggtcaaatttattgttgaaaaggcacatccagtttctgaatctatgggtcatactgagtaatattgtccatgggaccataggtttgaaatgaatttcgagcctccctaatttttttaggaaattttatatcccaatccgaatccgaatttgacatttattttcatgtattttatttgtgagaccgttattcggattgggatataaaattttctaaaaaaattagggaggctcgaaattcatttcagacctatggtcccatggacaatattactcagtatgacccatagattcagaaactggatgtgcacctgaagtttttttcccctttttccccatacaatttgaccctccctaatatgtatgcatgtataaatTGGTTTCATTTTGACATGTAAAAGAAATAGGTTGAAAGAATGTGGATGAGGGTAAggcgaaaaaaattttgttttcttagcTTGGGAACAGAATTTGTATCTTCTTTTTCGGATCCATAGATCTGCTGTAAGTTCGGAAACGCATATTGCGAATTTATACCGTCCTATCTCggcttttgattatttttttttgaacgcCATATCTAAGAATTAGTTTTCTGAGCAAGATTACTTGAATGTAATTTAGTTTAAGTTTTAACTCCTTGAAGTCGAATATCTTCCTAATAGAAATGAATAGAATATGTAGTTTAGCAGAGTGACGAGTGGAACATCGATAACTCTCACTTCCGTAAATGGATACAGACATAcaaattatacatatttttttctaaatcggGTTGATTGAATGTTTCAAAAACTCATGTATGTTTGCTTAAGATGCATGGGACAAGTGATATTGGATACATGGAAGTTGTAAAGGAATTGTGAACACATAGTTTGTTGTAAATATTGATTTAAGATAGTAATTGTAAGATTTGTATGCATCAAATAATATTGTTCGCACGACAGTCCCTTTTTTGAAGTTACAAGTTGGACCTAACCAAGCTAAGAACCTTTTTTTAATCACCCTAATATATACTAAACTATACTTATAAAATTATACTGGCATCTAAACAAAACTTTCGGGATTTTcggattaaaaacaaaaaacaactataaccaaatagttttaaaaattccTTTGTTCACTATTTTTTTCGCTTCACATATTAGTATATGTGACGCGGCCTATGAAAagttggcttatgactcaaaaaaaacagctgtttctcccaaaaaaaacagctgtttctcgcaatttcttttttgagtcataagccaccttttcataggccgggccaCATATATATGTGGTAGTCAAACTCGCTATTAATATGTTTAAGTCAGTTTAATTTAAGTGTTGCTCTTCTCTTATTTCAACTACTTTTTTAATGAACTCCCTGAAGCCTTTTTCAAAAAGGCTTAAAAAGATCCATGCAGTTGAAGTTTAGGAGCAACAATTTTCAAATCGCATCATTCATTGTCaaatgaagacaaaaaaagtCATACTTTGAACAACGTCAAATAATGTAAACTACATACTTTGCTAATTAGACTTCCACGCATCGATACTAAAGTTAACATTTGTTTTGATTGAGACCTTAAAATTGTACAACAATGTAATTCAAGCTACCTGATTACTACTTGGCGAATTTGTTTCGCTACCAGCCGCTGATGTGCTTGCAGATGCATGATGTGTATATGATTGGAACGTTGGCAATACCACAGCTTCACGACTGCCACGCGTTGTTACTTTCTCTTGTAAGGAATTCaatgttttcgaaagccatggTTGCCAACTATTACGATTCGACTGCATTTCAGTCACAGTAGCATTTAATTGATGATTTAAATCTTGATTTCGACATTCTGCCTCCACATGTGCCAACTTGGCTTGTGCCAATTCCAATTCTAATTCACGTATGCGATGTGTAGCTACATTTAAAGGATCTAATGGACCAAGCGGCGCTTCTTGCATTTTGTTGCAACTCTGTTGTGCTGTTGGTCGAATATCGCTGTTATTGGTTTTTAACAAGGGTGGTAGTCTTACACTATTATCGGAATTCTCCATTTGTCGTATGCAATTTGAGCATTTGGAAACGATGTTCTGAAAAGGAGGAAATGCAtaaatgttatttattttttgtttttttacttattaataaaagcaaacattttaaaaattataagatgGTGCATTGTAGACCTGTGGAACTGTGTGGAGATTTGTAGAACGGCTGTgagaggaattcaccataccttttgctatgttgtccgcctcaacatagatgattttttaaggctgtataactcagtaatttattttgcctttggaaaaattacctatttgaaaataagctggctgaaaaatattgggataacagcttaagttaaatcaacaattggaaaatctcagccaagcgatttgtaaaaaaagctaATTTGCCTATTTGTATCTTATTTGCTCGATAtgtgtgttcgagctgcagcagcattgtaaattttaccaagtagcgcagctaacagctgatcggtgaaaattcgcacattcacacgcacagttctcgactcagtttcaaaaacaaactttagattatttagctcaaattttaaagtgagacaatccttacgaatttatgtatatagaatatataaggcgtttttgttgttattaaaacaatagttttatttttattaaagcttttatcattttttttttaactttgaaaagactccgaacaccattccttcattatatgacattcgactgcctagtccactgccttccactctattcgcaacataacctctatttaagttgccaaactatatagtaaacaatgtgcagcagtgttactttttatgacagagcataacgttcttcagcaaaattttagcagttgtggcaatttcgcgcgttcgttgaacgaaatgttgaaaATCTATTGATTAATTTACTCTCTTTGCTAAAAGCTTTGTGACCTCTCGAACACGAATAACTTTGGTACATGACCATTTATGTGTGAAGGATGTGAGGTGGAGATCACGTGTAGCCGCAGTATAGCACATTTATCTATAACTGAAGGTCACTACACACTGTTGACCCACCCTATTTGAAAACCCACGCATTTATCCTGGtgtgaattttttatttatgatataAGTTCCTTAGACTTCCCTTTGTCAGGCCCGCACAGACTTGCTGGGAAACATTGTCGAAACTATTAACATTTTGCATGTTATGGCCATATTggtattgcatacttttaggaacTATCTATAGTTATAGATTTATAGCAATTGAAAATTAGGACTGGACACTTACAAAAGCCAGTACCAACGAGAGTAAATTAATAAGAGGGCGCATTGTAGAGTTGTTCATTCGCCACAAAGTGGAACGGCTGCGACAGGAattcaccatacgttttgcccctgcttcgttttctCCATCTGGATTAAAAGTCATAAGCCTGGACATTCGCgaaattttagtgatgtaaattgcatggcggccaccgtggtgtgatggtagcgtgctccgcctgggttcaaaccccgggcaaagcaaatcaaaattttagaaataaggtttttcaattagaagaaaatttttctaagcggggtcgcccctcggcagtgtttggcaagagctccgggtgtatttctgccatgaaaagctctcagtggaaactcatctgccttgcagatgccgttcggagttggcataaaatcatgtaggtcccccatccggccaatttgtagggaaaatcaagaggagcacgacccaaattggaagagaagctcggccttagatctcttcggaggttatcgcgccttacatttatttttatttttaaattgcatggcgccaacTCCAATGCCGGCGgtagctcaatggtagctcattgacgcaataactccaagcgaatttttgacgctactcagTAGAGAGTGCGTAGACATTTCAATtggctattgagtgaaacgatttttgtgtgtcaggcacgagtttggtgttattggcgctactggcaatgattacactgagctgatgacggtagcgctggtagttcggCTTTTGAATCAgaaaaagaattgatgacccatgtaaattattatggctttggctattattggttgtgaCTTTAAACCAAATAagtgctgcggacataacaaccggagtcatttttgagttttatattttagatttaatgcacaattaatatgggtgtgtttgagcagccaaataataacagtagtattgctaaagtgctgcttagttgatggaatgtcgctaatttcctagcgatgatcaatagattgtcaacatttcgttcaacgaaggCGCGAAactgccacatctgctcaaatttttcTGAAGAACGTTATgttctgtcataaaaagtaacactgctgcagctcgaacacaacCTATATCGAGCAAAAAAGatacaaatagacaaattagctttttttacaaatcgcttgactgagattttcaattgttgatttaacttaagctgttatgccaatatttttcagccagcttattttcaaataagtcatttttccaaaggcaaaataaattacagagttatacagccttaaaaaatcagctatgttgaggcggacagcatagcaaaaggtatggtgaattcctctcACAGCCGTTCTACAAATCTCCACACAGTTCCACAGGTCTACAATGCACcatcttataatttttaaaatctttggctCAACACTAAATATCTTCTCTCCGTTGTATTTCGTACATGCTTTTCCCCATATTATACAACAAAAGCGCTTTTTTTCTGAGCGTTGAACTAACCAATATTCAAAGTTTGATCCATAAACAAAATTGAACTTTTTCCGTTTTTTGGAAGTAGCCTCCAAAATTTAGATATTAACTTCCGAAGTTCGAAATCGGACTCTTccttacatattttatttatttattttttttaattaagcaaAAATTTAGACGTTGTTGCCTTCTTTCcttatttgaattttatatattttttcttttcctgCTAACAGTTAATATAAGGGTCGAAAGGCAGATCTTTGGGAAAATTAAAACTCATATGCACAAAAAAAGTTGACGTACCTGGTAAAGTGACACTTGCaatttgatgcgctgaatccaaatccgCTATCAGAATTAGGCTGATGAGCCCCGCTGCGGGCCTTACGTTAAATAACGTtcatgtgattttttttttttttttgaggtttgAGCCGAACAACGACTCGTTAGACTAATTTTGATACCGGATTCTAATTCAGTGCCTCAAAGTGAGAATACATGTATCGCATTACCTGCGCAGTCAACCTTTTTGTtgtatttatcgctacaacaacagccaACATTTTTTATATCGGATTGTAATTTATCACTTATATAGTTCAAATAAGTGTTATACGTGTTCGtttatcttataaaataaagaagcTGGCAGTACATAGATTACTTAAAAATTAGAGCTGGATTGcgattcgatttttaatcgatttaatcgatcctTTTTCGAAGAATGAATaatcgattttcttttccagAATCGTCTGATTTTTTTAGCCTTCGAAGTTTCGATAATCTTACAGTTATAGTAGGTACAATTTGATGTTGTTTAATCAAAATGGgcagaaaatatatttattgtaattttttataaaatttgactTCACAGGCTCatattcatagtcaaaataaaatagcttCCACTCTATTTAGAACCATACACCATGACTATGCGCCATTGGGTTGGTGACTTCGATTAACGCTCAACCGCCTAGCCGGTTTTGGCGTTACATAACAAATCACGCCGTGATCCCTGTTTCAACATAACGGACtccaagggagatcaagtcttcttaCTGGAGGTCTCCCCCTTCGTATGCTTCCAAATACGGGTGCCGATAGGTATACTATCTGTGCATTCCCACAACATGACGTAGCGGTTGGCATCACGGCGAAGACCATAAATACTCGTCAGGACTTTTCTCTCGTACACTGGGCCATCCCATTGTCTCTCGACACGGTCCATGATTCCGATCCATACTTTAGAAGAGGTACGAAGAGAGATTTATAGAGCGTTAATGACAAGAGTTTATCTTTGTCTGATTTCTAAGCTAGCATTGCAGAGAAGACAGAAATTAAGAAGAAATGTCTGCGTACAAAATGGAATATCCTAAACAAAAATTGTTCATGCTCATTGGTTCCTGAGGTACTACTGCTATAAATTAATTTGAAAAGACACAAATAATGATATTTCAGTATCAAATGAACTAATAATCCACTCCgatggaaggaccaagtggaaaaccaGGTGGTACCCCTAGTTTTGTGACTTAGCGCGAGTTAACGAGAGAGGAAGAAGCTGGCAAACGGTGAAAATCGTATAAACAATTAAGCAGCAATCAACTTTTTTCgactcgatttaatcgattaaatcaatttttttttttgagaatcgaaacgaaaaaatcgaatcgaatccagctctattaAAAATCGACCTACTCACCATCACATTTCCCATTGTCTCATTCATATTTGTCATTTCGCTTTCCAAACGTTGTATTATTAGCTTATAATCTTGTATGATGCCAGTATGTTTCTTTTCTCTTTCTATGCCACGTTCATTAGCCTCACTTAACTTTTTTTGGAGATCATCAATTTCTACCAACAGCTTTCGTCTTTCTTCACCAAAACGATTCTCATAGATTTGTGCCTCTTTCTCCAAACGTTCTTTATGTtgcttttttatttgaaaatcctCCTCATATTGcttcagtttttttatttttctttcacaaGCCATTTTCATAACACGACGTGCTTGACTAGGAGAACGACATTTTTTCGGTAAAGTTACACGAAAATACTTTAAAATACCCTCAAAATCAAGTTGGCGTAAATCAGCTTCACATATAGAGAGTAATGTAACAGCAACTTGAAAAAGTAAAGGTATACCATCCAAAAGAAAAACATCAAGTACATGAAATACAAAACATAGGGGAAAACGTGCTGTGAAGAGCGTGAGGAACCATTGTGATGCATACATATGTGTCTCAATGCCACATGCCGTGAAATGTTCATGTAATTTTGGTATTTGTTCTTTAATTAAACGATCGAGTTGATAGAGCCGCAGATAGAGCACCTCAAAGCCTTGCTTATATAAATCGCGTAAGCCATAATCGTACATAAGTGCGACTAAAACACAAAACGCATCTTCTTCGGGCATCTATGGAAAATGATGTGGCAAAGAGTGAATATGAAAACGATTACATAATATATATTGTGATTTAATGCAGCTTACGTGCAATAACAGACTTGCAGCGATGAAACTTAAACCTTGACAATAGCCAACTTCGATGTCATAGACCGCATATGCTTTTGATACTTTAAAAAGTGAGTCTTGGCctaaaaaaaataagtttcgtAAGGAGCACTTGAATGAAATACACTATGCAACAAAATAACTTTCTCTTTTCTAGGTATTGTACTTAGCGAATTTTTTGATGGGATTGATCCGTAAGGAAAAAGCTTCCAAAATATAGATATTGGTTTTCCAAGTTCGAAATCGAGCCCttccaaatataaaataaataaatgtaaggcgcgataacctccgaaaagattttgggccgagcttctcttccaatttgcgtcgtgctcctcttgcttttccctacaaattggccggacgggacctacatgttttatgccgactccgaacggcatttgcaaggcagatgagttttcactgagagcttttcatggcagaaatacactcggagcgcttgccaaacactgccgagggcgaccccgctaagaaaaattttcttctaattgcaaaaccttatttctaaaattttgatgttgctttgccctcatggaacttgggggtggggaggggggaatggcctgaaggtttaatgtggccacattaatcgtttcccagatggtcgggctagcaccttaattgtgctgtgttaccggagcgtaccggatctgtatccgtcaaaggaccatcagatcgacaacactccccgaagccttcggggagcaactttatcgctacaacaacaacaacaacggggtCTGCCTTCTTTTCTTATTTGAACTGTTTAAATCTTGTTTCTTTTCAAGTATATATGCACCAACTTTTTTTGTGTAGCTGTGTAGATAATTTATCTCAAGGGTCAAAAGGCAGATCTTCGAAAAAGTTAAACGAGATAAATTATCTACACAACTACACATAAAAATTTGGTGCTGATAATTCGACGCATCTATTTCCATGCTTTTTGAAGCACTGAATCCGAATCAGCTATGCGAATTAGCTTAGCCGGTCTCGGTTTGGTTCTAACCTCAATTATCGctgaattttcctttttttgaggTTATGGTCGAACAACGATCAGTCGGGCTAATGAAGGCGGGTTCGGACTCATCGCATCAAAATACATAGGAATGTGTCGTATGGCCAGGTCCGTATACTTTTTTGTGGCGCGCTTCTTAgcatatgactcaaaaaaaaatgtgCGTTGTGCGACACGGTAAACTCACGCGTTTTGTTACGCTGAGCCCGAATCCGCTTGGCTTaacgggttgttgttgttgtagcgataaggttacttcccgaaggctttggggagtgttatcgatgtgatggtcctttgtcggatacagatctggtacgctccagtatcaaagcaccattaaggtgctagcccgaccacctcggaaacgatttatatggtcacattaaaccttcaggccatccctccctccccacccccaagttccatgaggagcttgtggtcgccagagcctcgtctgttagtgaaacagggttcgccacggatatgtaaggttgacaattgggtttttataagctatatattgcgctggcaacctgaaagggttgcgctacacagccctttgaatctggtattttagtcgcctcttacgacaggcgtacctaccccggatatattctgaccccctaacccgctggggtgcttAAGGGCTCGTAGAGTTCGATCGTAACTCAAAAAACGGAAACAAATACTGGCGATGAACGTTTTTTGAGGTTAGGGTCGAATTGGGACTTGCTAGGCGAATTCTAAAAGCGGACTTGTGCGTATGGATATACATGTGTCGCATTATTAGATCCGCCAACGGACAACCCCTTATTCTCTTGTGGATCAGTCACTTCAAAAACGTTGGTTAGGTACAATGCCCAGCCGAGTGTTGAACAGTGACAATGAATAGAGTCACTCACCTGAGCCACCACTTTCCTTGAAACATTTATGAGCCGGAAATGTTCTATGTATGTCACGTTGTATTACATTTTCGCATTTGGTTTCCTAATGAAACAACATAATTGATATTTTCAATAAATTGTTAACAAATTCAATACTCACTTtggtaattaaaattttatacatgTCCAGCATCTCAATTTTCCCCTCAACATTTGCCAACTTTTGCCATATTTTCTCACGTAAAGCTTCTGGTACGCCCAAGCGTACTAATGATGCCAAATTCTTTGGACGTTTCTCACCATCCCACTCTTTGAGTATAGGATCCCATTCATCTAATTTATCCTGTGAACAATCTTTCGATACTTCACCTGTTCCACTCAATAAGGGTTCATCACCATCCGAACTATAATCGGTTGGGCATTCATCTTCAATCGAAACAATCGATGACGAACGCACCATACGTGATAAATtattcataccaaattttaataatGATGGTTGTGGGGGTTCATTAATTTCCTCAGATGGATCAATTGAGCTTACTTTCCAATTGAATTCATCAGTAGTGCGTTCCAATTGTAAATAGAAACGTAATGTCATTGGACGTTTAGATATAAAATGATCCATAATACGTATTTCGCTAGCCGATTGTATTACAACGGGTGTCTCAATAACAAAACGCACCGGATCACGTATGCCACGTACAACAATATCCACCGCTACAGTAAGAAAAGTTTTCGATGCTTCAACATTTAGTTGTTCGAATGCTGCCTCATTAGCTTTCCATTCAGCGCGAATTATATATGGATGCAAGCATAATGGTGTAGCAGCTGACAAACCAACACCATTGGCATTATCACATGAAATGCCGGTTAAAATGCCACCACCATTACCTGTACCACCGCCGCCGCCAGCAGTATTTGTGTTATTGGTGGTTGTATTAGTTGTGATTGGTACGTGATAGCTCATGCTAACCATATCTATTAATTGCATATCACCTTGGCGCACCAATTTTCCAGGACTTAATAACACGCCAAAACAACGTTCTATAAATAATGGTTGTAAAACATTTGAAGGTGTTTGCTTAACGGTAATAATGACTTCCTTATCGGTGTTGGCGCGCAATTTAAAATAATTACGATCACGAGGCACAGCCGAAAATGAATTTTTTGCCACCTTTTCACGAATTTCTAATGATACAATAAATTCATAGCCAGCGGTATTTATTGGATTTCCACTCATATCCGATGTTATAGAATTCATCATAATACTATCAATAGCTGAGGTTAAACTGCATGTCATACTAGCTGGATATGTGCGAAATGCTTTTTGAAAGCATGCTGtatggaaatagaaaatatattGGGTTTAGTAAATTTGCGAGCTAGGAAATTTTTTGCGTGGTACACAATTATTATTGCATTTTAAAATATCTGAGCAAAAATTGCATCGCCTTTCGTTAGTGCAGCAAATTTTTAGGAGGACTTTGAACCATCCACTAATTAGGAGCGCCAAACGCTCTTCTCTTTAGTTTCGAtagaaattttcttttccgcgtaaagaaaataaaattccgTTGAACTAATATTGATTGTGCTTcgatttatgtatgtacatatatacacaaaatCATCTCGAAAAAAATCctgaaatagttccaaaataaccccaaaAATAGACTCAAAACGATCCCGAGGTAGTCCGAAAAATATTCTTCAAACAATCCTGAAGTTGTCCCGAAAAAATACTAAGCACTATCCCGAAAGGGTCCGAAACCGTTTTCAAAACCATACGAAAATAATCttgatccctaaatagtcccgCAAACagctccgaaatgatcccgaaaataactCGGAAGTAGCTGCAAGTACGAGGTTGTTagcccggatagggattattggtcgaaggaggcgccggacctgagcgataggctgcagatttatactgacggctccaaactggataaaaaggtgggcagcggggtctttgcacctcaactagggtgaaACATATCCTTTAACCTGTCCGACcattgcagcgtcttccaggCGGACGTGGCTGCTATAAATAACCTGTGGAACGCTGTTCACggttataataaaatttgtatttgtcaatgaaatggaatgaaaacataaaacttgaaatttttgtgtgttgtaagaaaatgtgttcaatgttttggtttcattttcagtttgccatcttcttttgacaatccctacaccagtgaaatgaaaaaaataaaatcagctgatgagatgagcccaccatatagttgagccaagcgtaactgacgtttaaatctactgaataaacatactttacaatgttgcatttgcagtttgaaacaatttattacgcatttttttttaaattggcaatttattattagaatttgttatatgataaattgcgtaataaattacccaaatggtataaattgccaatttggtgtgtgtttgtacatagtataagaaGCTGATCAGAAACCAAAAACAACCCGATGACTCGACAATAACAATGCAATAACAAACCGATCGCTATCGATAACTGGTCGATATCAGCTATTACCGATAACGAGGTGTTGAAGTTCTTCtcaaaaagtaccgaaattataccgaaagggtccTTAATTGTTGCCGACATGGTTCCGATAAAAGTCCCACagcatttacaaaataagtccGAAATAATTCCCAAGTAGATGCGAAATGAACGCGCAGATATCCGAATTAGTTCGAATATCATTACGAAAAGGTTTCGAATTTGATG
The Eurosta solidaginis isolate ZX-2024a chromosome 5, ASM4086904v1, whole genome shotgun sequence DNA segment above includes these coding regions:
- the GAPcenA gene encoding rab GTPase-activating protein 1-like isoform X2; the encoded protein is MDDNLSIKSSESSLTTSGEYEIVTDSNITTPIEQQHTSIKELNIAKPMSCNKSPTLDIANNKNINDLQHAMKDALLEIDISSDTSSDASKAMALSKQKSLTLPLAGGTSSPALFVPDNDSEKQKPQLQQQQYVPSKIAMKSQSLNRHNNDYVITPKSDDASTSEHNRVGHSVFYDCIDASPGMVSGGGGGGSVEEKQDLMKPEKNDTDEEVSEIDQGCTIFSGVTYLGAANINAPKSEIDIYRIMNELNSNSESVGLKISVSIPNCSDGLVILHDAESKSVIATYEIQSIILYFRGPVETAENGCFAFTWLHGDSLFQCHVFRCHIPEAVNQVSACFQKAFRTYPASMTCSLTSAIDSIMMNSITSDMSGNPINTAGYEFIVSLEIREKVAKNSFSAVPRDRNYFKLRANTDKEVIITVKQTPSNVLQPLFIERCFGVLLSPGKLVRQGDMQLIDMVSMSYHVPITTNTTTNNTNTAGGGGGTGNGGGILTGISCDNANGVGLSAATPLCLHPYIIRAEWKANEAAFEQLNVEASKTFLTVAVDIVVRGIRDPVRFVIETPVVIQSASEIRIMDHFISKRPMTLRFYLQLERTTDEFNWKVSSIDPSEEINEPPQPSLLKFGMNNLSRMVRSSSIVSIEDECPTDYSSDGDEPLLSGTGEVSKDCSQDKLDEWDPILKEWDGEKRPKNLASLVRLGVPEALREKIWQKLANVEGKIEMLDMYKILITKETKCENVIQRDIHRTFPAHKCFKESGGSGQDSLFKVSKAYAVYDIEVGYCQGLSFIAASLLLHMPEEDAFCVLVALMYDYGLRDLYKQGFEVLYLRLYQLDRLIKEQIPKLHEHFTACGIETHMYASQWFLTLFTARFPLCFVFHVLDVFLLDGIPLLFQVAVTLLSICEADLRQLDFEGILKYFRVTLPKKCRSPSQARRVMKMACERKIKKLKQYEEDFQIKKQHKERLEKEAQIYENRFGEERRKLLVEIDDLQKKLSEANERGIEREKKHTGIIQDYKLIIQRLESEMTNMNETMGNVMNIVSKCSNCIRQMENSDNSVRLPPLLKTNNSDIRPTAQQSCNKMQEAPLGPLDPLNVATHRIRELELELAQAKLAHVEAECRNQDLNHQLNATVTEMQSNRNSWQPWLSKTLNSLQEKVTTRGSREAVVLPTFQSYTHHASASTSAAGSETNSPSSNQVA
- the GAPcenA gene encoding rab GTPase-activating protein 1-like isoform X1; its protein translation is MDDNLSIKSSESSLTTSGEYEIVTDSNITTPIEQQHTSIKELNIAKPMSCNKSPTLDIANNKNINDLQHAMKDALLEIDISSDTSSDASKAMALSKQKSLTLPLAGGTSSPALFVPDNDSEKQKPQLQQQQYVPSKIAMKSQSLNRHNNDYVITPKSDDASTSEHNRVGHSVFYDCIDASPGMVSGGGGGGSVEEKQDLMKPEKNDTDEEVSEIDQGCTIFSGVTYLGAANINAPKSEIDIYRIMNELNSNSESVGLKISVSIPNCSDGLVILHDAESKSVIATYEIQSIILYFRGPVETAENGCFAFTWLHGDSLFQCHVFRCHIPEAVNQVSACFQKAFRTYPASMTCSLTSAIDSIMMNSITSDMSGNPINTAGYEFIVSLEIREKVAKNSFSAVPRDRNYFKLRANTDKEVIITVKQTPSNVLQPLFIERCFGVLLSPGKLVRQGDMQLIDMVSMSYHVPITTNTTTNNTNTAGGGGGTGNGGGILTGISCDNANGVGLSAATPLCLHPYIIRAEWKANEAAFEQLNVEASKTFLTVAVDIVVRGIRDPVRFVIETPVVIQSASEIRIMDHFISKRPMTLRFYLQLERTTDEFNWKVSSIDPSEEINEPPQPSLLKFGMNNLSRMVRSSSIVSIEDECPTDYSSDGDEPLLSGTGEVSKDCSQDKLDEWDPILKEWDGEKRPKNLASLVRLGVPEALREKIWQKLANVEGKIEMLDMYKILITKETKCENVIQRDIHRTFPAHKCFKESGGSGQDSLFKVSKAYAVYDIEVGYCQGLSFIAASLLLHMPEEDAFCVLVALMYDYGLRDLYKQGFEVLYLRLYQLDRLIKEQIPKLHEHFTACGIETHMYASQWFLTLFTARFPLCFVFHVLDVFLLDGIPLLFQVAVTLLSICEADLRQLDFEGILKYFRVTLPKKCRSPSQARRVMKMACERKIKKLKQYEEDFQIKKQHKERLEKEAQIYENRFGEERRKLLVEIDDLQKKLSEANERGIEREKKHTGIIQDYKLIIQRLESEMTNMNETMGNVMNIVSKCSNCIRQMENSDNSVRLPPLLKTNNSDIRPTAQQSCNKMQEAPLGPLDPLNVATHRIRELELELAQAKLAHVEAECRNQDLNHQLNATVTEMQSNRNSWQPWLSKTLNSLQEKVTTRGSREAVVLPTFQSYTHHASASTSAAGSETNSPSSNQEFKAFSVGGSPKLPAKFQAVKLRNSIDSLRNIVVPLENSAGRIIDAGAAAGTNVGGLSVAEHFRQHLQPQSSN